A region from the Linepithema humile isolate Giens D197 chromosome 1, Lhum_UNIL_v1.0, whole genome shotgun sequence genome encodes:
- the LOC105669770 gene encoding calcineurin-binding protein cabin-1-like isoform X5 yields the protein MIKISALNEESSEESEEEDVPTITKEAQEQIALTEYNKALELLKENKREDALVTFKNLLETELLDEVEKPQVPDGRSRPMLTLKYSCFKNIGAIQAACENYVDAIENYWEAANLDDSDVTLWHRIGTLAIKISNLELACSSFKQGLKCNSNHWPCLDNLITALYAVPDYMNCLLYISVALEKDPNYVKGLAFRDRIFKDIPCLEECYKLYNSDWQLDPPLDTEYDHVLGDKLLADAKEISVKWAEACKADFKPKPLPELTLRMPLTNYTWLALGESLVDMHRYISENDLNFVSRIVLSVQKFDDKNTVANNECEIEESNVMEIDEQNMQDSAPNVENDINKSVKLEAEDCEISDDNQAFNTASDIAMEVETEDDKKSCSTDVQIIEDEDPLRMSDTDGLQCEEQSETKNMDSEEHMQSETDANADKLESDKVTDDVYSMDNGAPNEKSSDKESDKSSDKVSEKGAEKANDATNKTDDKTHSEKTDGKEEGQKVKKRRRSALCFLQQWAWSCSSMRRSARVRGSNRREAERDDVQLEETLKRLFPSSLLSDTVRLTKDDATRNPDDSMDTMDMYQLFANQERNRNTEAFKSSESSKSPSPDSRQQKYFETEAENTDVDAFINEHSGKSNLMIILAKFAEFLCTKWNQEWPKGMSDVYVQAYIFMRQHIPHLSPLDEDVSDKTLKLDTEMTLLFGELHTDKWLDNKSDTLSSSTLDKLGTGMPAEELGHIIFTSVRQDLLHEENLYTLLRILWLKANIFLCQGDIDVVIETLELLLHRLQEMESRSLNPCITLLNCNNNSQISAKLVKRKLTSIQRGQKLGEIQHLYDEKKYMELSCILQDTFKFAKQRHKLLVTNENIVDRVRQLVMLLDSLWQLQQYEECYVWAEACLNESWQNYLSCSDEAEQKKWTSSTVTALEKLEACTIQVSVFVVKYLPESRLTRLVQNLVHIVCHQLDVPENAVEMPLETVLPWILLHYILQYEEDKERAKAESYKNKLHSSHHSESDDEDDGIPPSIMILFTAHEFIGRHSWCCFNEAKLLFFIMNLIIPQLETPQYASIKNRLTKYLEQIFFCLYGHPNKVSTKRKYLQDHGVPQMELTWEGAQLLFDFYKPKQLPNFQSPRILSISMDTEMLFKRVIRLVPQESDPNQIVDEMTAYILGTKEKMPSVTKALPHATCTIYYLMGDFYFKNNKWEQASRYYLLDLCLYPRGLNSWAGLAMATGSIIENWLNSYRPIGKDKFLNKAKTAQSSYQHAIELAPGHSVIWTEYGNFVYMVHSFCSRLLKQETDTLSMERFEILETRKEEMLEIADQCFESANRICQTIEEPTIQHDERWLYQYMLGKVAEKKNQDPPVFLEHYAKASELLYENNAQYPRRISHKSPQNLSIEALEVHYRIHASILKYLEQHEGKPLKKSLGQLFLWHLKNCSEGPFMKYQSKLNEKKKEENADVEKSTWKESDSAADTNKNTVAVCQRSNSIEEIEIVDRSNKTSDIKFTEPGKSENRKRLPDELSSDNTKRIKLSSVSHLQLMQDVVALIDDLITKVCDMVSQKEKTSGDEVLITLSSDESNEPRLQKKKIENKSADKAKPLTKTEENKKGSAMEISQETQQSSADDEDTRRFDGKWLQNEDLQPTEKNCKDKIPEKKKTQTNANEEATLSRRGSQESTTTTQTTTTTTETNNSSSSSSEDSTSSDDSSDTDSTSDSDSESVDSDADKKKKDTDNIKSEEQMPEEEVATLIAYCLAGLEQCVLRFTEHHKSFYRLSHFFFNNKKAKDTAKCKNLLLGTYTCQFYPGQTFQGLFAERRSTNFFNGVWHIPVNEIDRPGSFASHMSKCVTLLMQVLKESNDSRMLMQLCIQLGKIPDSDKKYLRDSEREQLSRQALTLCQQSLRSRVQTIGSTSTIDSVTLIRTDTRTQVLLDVYETYQLVQKHFQGKESTVQIFATLLTDTYKMYTGNKNLEGNILEIAIKYCQRQIQANKIASINNSNSSHVLPSTTTAIPAPTSQVPASTTSLQMSLQNRKPHRNLTTTGRPRGRPPNVNKYLQHAMQQSSNVMNQFSSKNNLANYMGASGPNRSLMNPYFMNPLVDANMLSALLASGLGSNMMDPLSAMSYFNQVGSYQDILRQYQSNLSSLTNPASLNSNPCTTITGISQASTMSTSSSNINTPTSTIGNLSNLGKGSLDPMTMSVQQLLSLSNSTASTSRPAAPMYHQAATKTSTTMSMTKDRPNISITPVSSSLSGQQQPPHHKTKPSSKQPSAQTDPALPVHIPKSLQISPTKSVLHAPTNAAAAAAAAAAAQVSLLKPSIVQQVKSSPPKQMGAPQIRVSKSLTEPQPAHNTPLSYSPLKNSGSTVTTNPAAAVPQIAHAPIGAPVMMKQQQALPMNLGNVSRSGTSLQHKLLSKKNPQRPYSTHTSVPNHPARKPKLTTKASVMPMPMSGNFPNLLGTIPSASTAAMSQPPFIPPELSGISVSAIGPQPGVIKTTASAKYHTYKKAAKPKPTATAAAMDVPPSSLPATFPQGSTVEALSVLSQLQQHTHLEIIPQQKAPLKPSMDYAKSLSSSVSVVPQKVPETLRNPPTTADCMSIYDISRGKPANVPSKKAPDKLANDSVEIITLDD from the exons atgattaaaatatcggcACTCAACGAAGAGTCGAGCGAGGAAAGCGAGGAGGAGGATGTGCCTACGATCACAAAGGAAGCGCAG gaaCAAATAGCATTAACGGAATACAACAAGGCCTTAGAATTATTGAAGGAGAATAAGCGAGAGGACGCATTGGTTACTTTTAAGAATCTTTTGGAGACTGAATTGTTGGACGAGGTAGAGAAGCCCCAAGTACCAGATGGCAGATCCAGACCAATGTTAACGTTGAAATATTCCTGCTTCAAAAACATTGGTGCCATTCAAGCAGCTTGTGAGAATTATGTGGACGCCATCGAGAATTATTGGGAAGCTGCAAACTTGGATGATTCCGACGTAACGCTGTGGCATAGAATCGGTACATTAGCGATAAAGATTTCTAATTTAGAATTAGCTTGTTCGTCTTTCAAGCAAGGTCTAAAGTGTAATTCCAATCACTGGCCCTGTTTGGACAATTTAATAACTGCCTTATATGCCGTTCCTGATTATATGAACTGTCTGTTATATATTTCCGTGGCATTGGAAAAGGATCCCAATTATGTCAAGGGACTTGCTTTTCGTGACAGGATATTCAAAGACATTCCATGCCTGGAAGAGTGTTACAAACTGTACAATAGTGATTGGCAATTAGATCCACCTTTAGATACCGAATATGATCATGTGTTAGGTGACAAGTTGTTAGCAGACGCAAAAGAGATTTCTGTAAAATGGGCGGAGGCTTGTAAAGCAGACTTTAAGCCAAAACCATTGCCAGAATTGACCTTAAGAATGCCTTTAACAAACTACACATGGCTGGCTCTTGGTGAAAGCCTAGTAGACATGCATAGGTATATAAGTGAAAACGATTTGAACTTTGTTAGTAGAATTGTATTATCGGTTCAAAAATTTGATGACAAGAATACAGTTGCGAACAATGAATGCGAAATCGAAGAAAGTAATGTTATGGAAATAGATGAACAGAATATGCAGGATTCAGCTCCGAATGTGGAAAACGATATCAATAAATCTGTTAAACTTGAAGCAGAAGATTGTGAAATATCAGATGACAATCAGGCTTTTAACACAGCCTCCGATATCGCGATGGAAGTTGAAACTGAAGATGACAAAAAGTCATGTTCAACCGACGTGCAAATAATTGAGGATGAAGATCCATTAAGAATGTCTGACACAGATGGTTTACAGTGCGAAGAACAAAGTGAGACAAAGAACATGGATTCGGAGGAACATATGCAATCTGAAACAGACGCGAATGCTGACAAATTGGAGAGTGACAAAGTCACAGACGATGTTTACAGCATGGATAACGGAGCGCCCAACGAGAAATCCAGCGACAAGGAAAGTGATAAATCGAGTGACAAAGTTTCGGAAAAAGGTGCCGAGAAAGCGAACGATGCAACGAATAAAACAGACGATAAAACTCACTCCGAGAAAACCGACGGAAAGGAAGAAGGACAGAAGGTGAAGAAGAGGCGCAGAAGCGCGTTGTGTTTCTTGCAACAATGGGCTTGGAGTTGCAGTAGCATGAGACGATCCGCCAGAGTCAGAGGTTCGAATAGAAGGGAGGCAGAAAGGGACGATGTTCAGTTAGAGGAAACACTTAAAAGACTGTTTCCTAGTAGTTTGTT ATCCGATACAGTAAGATTGACTAAAGATGACGCGACTCGCAATCCGGATGATTCTATGGACACTATGGATATGTATCAGTTATTTGCAAACCAGGAGAGAAATCGTAATACGGAAGCCTTCAAGAGCTCGGAAAGTTCCAAATCACCAAGCCCTGACTCGAG ACAGCAGAAATACTTTGAGACAGAAGCAGAAAATACTGATGTGGATGCATTTATAAATGAGCATAGCggcaaaagtaatttaatgataattctCGCTAAATTTGCGGAATTTCTATGCACTAAATGGAATCAGGAATGGCCAAAGGGAATGTCAGATGTTTATGTACAAGCGTACATTTTTATGAG GCAACATATTCCACATTTGTCACCGCTTGATGAGGACGTTAGTGACAAAACTCTAAAGTTAGATACCGAAATGACATTGTTATTCGGGGAGCTTCACACAGATAAATGGTTAGACAATAAATCTGACACTTTATCAAGTTCAAC GTTAGATAAACTTGGTACTGGGATGCCAGCAGAGGAATTAGGACACATAATATTCACAAGTGTTAGACAGGATCTTCTACACgaggaaaatttatatactttactAAGAATTTTGTGGCTCAAAGCTAATATCTTTTTGTGTCAAGGTGATATAGATGTAGTAATAGAGACGCTAGAACTG ttGTTGCATCGTCTGCAAGAAATGGAGAGCAGAAGCTTAAATCCATGCATCACACttttaaattgtaacaataattCTCAAATTAGTGCCAAACTTGTAAAGAGAAAACTTACATCAATTCAAag GGGTCAAAAATTAGGCGAAATCCAACATTTGTACGACGAGAAGAAATATATGGAACTGTCTTGCATTCTACAGGACACTTTCAAGTTCGCCAAGCAGAGGCACAAATTGTTGGTAACCAATGAAAACATCGTTGACAGAGTTCGACAATTAGTCATGCTACTCGACAGCTTATGGCAGCTTCAACAATACGAG GAATGTTACGTCTGGGCAGAAGCTTGTCTCAACGAGTCCTGGCAAAATTACTTGAGCTGCTCTGATGAAGCGGAACAGAAGAAATGGACGAGTTCGACGGTAACGGCACTTGAAAAATTGGAAGCTTGTACAATCCAAGTCAGCGTATTTGTCG TGAAATATCTGCCGGAGTCTCGTCTGACGAGGTTGGTGCAAAATTTAGTTCACATCGTTTGCCATCAATTGGACGTACCGGAGAACGCTGTGGAGATGCCTCTGGAGACCGTTCTACCCTGGATCCTGCTGCACTACATTCTACAATA CGAGGAGGACAAGGAGAGAGCAAAGGCTGAATCctataagaataaattgcaCAGCTCTCATCACTCCGAATCGGATGATGAGGACGACGGCATTCCACCGTCCATCATGATTCTGTTCACTGCCCATGAATTCATCGGTCGACACTCGTGGTGCTGCTTCAACGAAGCGAAGCTCCTGTTCTTCATCATGAATCTTATTATACCGCAACTCGAGACGCCGCAGTACGCGTCTATCAAGAATAGACTGACGAAATATCTGGAACAGATATTCTTCTGCCTTTATGGTCATCCGAACAAGGTGAGCACAAAGCGGAAGTATCTGCAGGATCACGGAGTACCACAGATGGAATTAACCTGGGAGGGCGCGCAGCTGCTGTTCGACTTTTACAAGCCGAAGCAACTGCCCAACTTTCAGTCGCCTAGAATTCTTTCCATCAGCATGGACACGGAGATGCTGTTCAAGAGGGTGATCAGATTGGTTCCGCAGGAGAGTGATCCGAATCAGATAGTAGACGAAATGACGGCGTACATACTCGGCACGAAAGAAAAAATGCCGAGCGTGACGAAAGCCTTGCCGCATGCGACATGTactatttactatttaatgGGTGACTTTTATTTCAAGAACAACAAGTGGGAACAGGCCAGTCGGTATTATCTACTAGACTTGTGCTTATATCCAAGGGGTCTGAATTCCTGGGCAGGTCTAGCCATGGCGACAGGCAGCATAATAGAGAATTGGTTGAACAGCTACAGACCTAT AGGAAAAGATAAGTTTCTGAACAAGGCAAAAACGGCGCAATCGAGTTATCAGCACGCCATTGAGCTGGCGCCTGGCCATTCCGTAATTTGGACCGAGTATgggaattttgtttatatggTTCATTCGTTTTGTTCGCGATTGCTCAAGCAAGAAACCGACACATTGAGCATGGAGAGATTTGAAATTCTAGAAACCAGAAAGGAGGAGATGCTGGAAATTGCGGATCAGTGCTTCGAATCTGCAAATCGGATATGTCAGACTATCGAGGAACCAACTATACAGCACGATGAGAGATGGCTCTATCAATATATGCTGGGTAAAGTTGCGGAGAAAAAGAATCAAGATCCTCCTGTGTTCTTGGAACATTACGCAAAG GCTAGTGAATTGTTATATGAGAATAACGCTCAATATCCACGTAGAATAAGCCACAAAAGTCCACAGAATTTATCTATAGAGGCGCTAGAGGTTCATTATCGCATTCATGCGAGTATACTGAAATATTTGGAGCAGCATGAAGGAAAGCCGCTGAAGAAGTCATTGGGTCAGTTGTTTCTTTggcatttgaaaaattgctcGGAGGGGCCCTTCATGAAGTATCAGTCTAAACTCaacgagaagaaaaaggaagagaacGCCGACGTTGAGAAGAGTACGTGGAAGGAATCCGACAGTGCAGCCGATACGAATAAGAATACAGTAGCAGTATGTCAACGCTCAAATAGTATCGAAGAGATAGAAATTGTAGATAGATCGAATAAAACTTCAGATATTAAGTTTACAGAGCCAGGAAAGTCCGAAAATCGCAAGAGACTTCCTGACGAACTGTCGAGCGACAAtacaaagagaataaaattgagTAGCGTTTCGCACTTGCAATTAATGCAGGATGTCGTAGCTTTAATAGACGATTTAATCACTAAAGTTTGCGATATGGTGTCGCAAAAGGAGAAAACGAGCGGCGATGAGGTACTCATCACTCTGTCTAGTGATGAGAGTAACGAGCCGAGATTGCAGAAAAAGAAGATAGAAAATAAGAGTGCTGACAAAGCCAAGCCGTTGACAAAAACAGAGGAGAACAAGAAAGGCTCA GCAATGGAGATTAGCCAGGAAACACAGCAGTCTTCGGCGGATGACGAGGACACCAGAAGATTCGATGGCAAATGGCTGCAGAACGAAGACTTACAACCTACT gaaaaaaattgtaaagacAAGATACCGGAGAAGAAAAAGACACAAACTAACGCAAATGAAGAAGCGACTCTGAGTAGAAGAGGCTCTCAGGAAAGCACCACGACTACGCAAACCACAACTACGACCACGGAGACGAACAATTCTAGTTCTAGTAGTAGCGAGGATTCTACCAGTAGCGACGACAGCTCCGACACTGACAGCACCAGTGATAGCGACAGCGAATCCGTGGACAGCGACGCcgataagaagaaaaaggataCCGACAATATAAAAAGCG AAGAACAGATGCCGGAGGAAGAAGTGGCCACGTTAATCGCGTATTGCTTAGCTGGTTTGGAACAGTGTGTATTGAGATTTACAGAGCATCACAAGTCCTTTTACAGACTTTCACACTTCTTCTTTAATAACAAGAAGGCAAAGGATACCGCGAAGTGCAAGAATCTCTTATTAGGGACGTACACTTGTCAATTCTACCCTGGACAAACTTTTCAAGGACTTTTCGCTGAGAGGAGGAGCACCAACTTTTTTAAT GGAGTGTGGCATATACCCGTCAACGAAATTGATAGACCTGGAAGCTTTGCATCACACATGTCGAAATGCGTGACGTTGCTTATGCAAGTATTAAAGGAAAGTAACGATAGTCGAATGTTGATGCAATTATGCATACAGCTCGGGAAAATTCCGGATTCTGACAA GAAATACTTACGTGATTCCGAGAGAGAACAATTATCTCGGCAGGCTCTGACGCTTTGTCAACAGTCGCTAAGGAGTCGAGTGCAGACGATAGGCTCAACAAGCACAATAGATAGTGTCACTCTAATCAGAACTGATACTAGAACACAAGTATTGCTTGATGTGTACGAAACATATCAGCTTgttcaaaaacattttcagGGTAAAGAATCAACtgtacaaatatttgcaaCCTTGCTAACAGATACATACAAAATGTATACGGGGAATAAA AATTTGGAGGGAAATATTTTGGAGATCGCTATTAAATATTGCCAACGTCAAATACAAGCAAATAAAATCGCATCGATTAACAACAGCAATAGCTCTCACGTGCTACCTTCAACCACCACTGCTATTCCG GCGCCAACGTCTCAAGTACCGGCGAGCACAACGTCTCTGCAAATGTCTCTGCAGAATCGCAAACCACACAGAAACCTAACGACCACTGGACGTCCGAGAGGACGTCCACCTAACGTCAACAAATACCTGCAGCACGCCATGCAGCAGAGTAGCAATGTAATGAATCAATTCAGTTCCAAGAATAACTTGGCCAATTACATGGGTGCGTCCGGACCAAATCGTTCTTTGATGAATCCTTACTTCATGAACCCTCTGGTCGATGCAAACATGTTGTCGGCTCTACTTGCCAGCGGACTCGGTAGCAATATGATGGATCCTTTGTCGGCTATGAGCTACTTCAATCAAGTAGGAAGCTATCAGGACATCCTTCGGCAGTATCAGAGTAATCTATCGTCGTTGACCAATCCAGCTAGCTTAAATAGCAATCCTTGCACCACTATAACTGGCATCAGCCAGGCCTCGACAATGAGTACATCCAGCTCAAATATTAACACCCCGACAAGCACTATCGGTAACTTGAGCAATTTAGGAAAAGGATCTTTGGACCCTATGACAATGTCGGTGCAACAGTTGCTGAGCTTGAGCAATTCGACAGCGTCAACCTCACGACCTGCTGCACCCATGTATCACCAAGCGGCAACTAAGACCAGCACAACCATGTCGATGACGAAAGATCGACCCAATATATCGATAACGCCAGTGAGCAGTTCGTTGAGCGGTCAGCAGCAGCCGCCTCATCACAAGACGAAACCCAGCAGTAAGCAGCCGAGCGCGCAGACTGATCCGGCGTTACCCGTTCACATTCCGAAGTCGCTTCAAATATCACCGACGAAGTCGGTGTTACACGCGCCCACGaacgcggcggcggcggcagcggcggcggcggcggcgcaaGTGTCTCTGCTGAAGCCGTCGATCGTTCAGCAGGTGAAGAGCAGCCCGCCGAAGCAGATGGGCGCGCCGCAGATACGCGTTTCGAAATCGCTGACCGAACCGCAACCTGCGCACAACACGCCGCTCTCGTATTCTCCTTTGAAGAACAGTGGCAGTACCGTGACGACGAATCCAGCCGCTGCCGTGCCGCAGATCGCCCACGCGCCCATAGGCGCGCCGGTGATGATGAAACAGCAACAGGCGTTGCCCATGAACTTGGGCAACGTATCGCGTTCCGGCACGTCGTTACAGCACAAACTGTTATCGAAGAAGAATCCCCAGCGACCTTACTCGACGCACACGAGCGTGCCGAATCATCCCGCGAGGAAGCCGAAATTGACGACGAAAGCATCGGTGATGCCTATGCCGATGTCCGGTAATTTTCCGAACTTACTGGGCACGATACCGTCGGCGAGCACCGCCGCGATGTCGCAACCGCCTTTTATACCGCCGGAATTGAGCGGCATCTCGGTCAGCGCCATCGGCCCGCAGCCCGGCGTCATCAAGACCACCGCGAGCGCTAAGTATCACACCTATAAGAAAGCTGCCAAGCCGAAACCGACGGCGACAGCTGCGGCGATGGACGTGCCGCCGAGCTCACTGCCGGCTACGTTCCCTCAAGGCAGCACGGTCGAGGCGCTCTCGGTGCTGTCGCAGCTGCAGCAGCACACGCATTTGGAAATAATACCGCAGCAAAAGGCACCGTTGAAGCCGAGCATGGATTATGCGAAAAGTCTTTCATCTTCCGTGAGCGTGGTGCCGCAAAAGGTTCCCGAAACTTTGAGAAACCCACCAACGACCGCCGATTGTATGTCAATCTATGATATATCGAGGGGAAAGCCCGCTAACGTTCCGAGCAAGAAAGCACCGGACAAGCTGGCTAATGATAGTGTCGAAATTATAACGTTGGACGATTAA